A genomic stretch from Malus domestica chromosome 15, GDT2T_hap1 includes:
- the LOC103424998 gene encoding senescence/dehydration-associated protein At4g35985, chloroplastic-like — MGCFSRSRSPKPKTSPPTSPPPQYQTQNPIQQYQQPKNLQQQVLFRIPGCKVHLMDEGETLELANGDFVLENILENNVSLATIIKVGEEIQWPLTNDEPVVKLDALHYLFSLPMKDGDPLSYGVTFPDQYESNLGFLDSYLKEHSCFSTTSTKNNNKGVDWKEYAPRIEDYNTVLAKAIAGGTGQIVRGIFMCSNAYTNQVQKGGETTLARPVEGKSYVKEQGSNSSESSAAKKKSGINVNLKRVKNLSKMTSELSKSMLDGVGIVTGSVMGPVVNSQAGKAFFAMVPGEVLLASLDGINKILDAAEVAEKQALSATSGAATRMVSNRFGESAGETTEDVFATTGHIANTAWNIFKIRKAINPASSVKTGVLKNAAKSRNQYS, encoded by the exons ATGGGTTGCTTCAGTCGGTCACGCAGTCCTAAGCCCAAAACCTCCCCTCCCACCTCACCTCCGCCGCAGTACCAAACACAGAACCCTATTCAGCAATACCAACAACCCAAAAACCTCCAGCAGCAAGTCCTCTTCCGAATCCCAGGATGCAAAGTCCACCTCATGGACGAAGGAGAAACCCTAGAGCTCGCAAACGGCGACTTCGTCCTCGAAAACATCTTGGAAAACAACGTCTCGCTCGCCACCATAATCAAAGTCGGCGAAGAAATTCAGTGGCCGTTGACAAATGACGAGCCGGTTGTGAAGCTCGACGCTTTGCACTATCTCTTCTCCCTCCCCATGAAAGACGGCGATCCTCTGAGCTACGGCGTGACATTTCCCGACCAATACGAAAGTAACTTGGGGTTTCTGGATTCGTATTTGAAAGAACACTCTTGCTTTAGTACCACATCGACCAAGAATAATAATAAGGGGGTTGATTGGAAGGAGTATGCTCCAAGGATTGAAGATTATAATACTGTGTTGGCCAAAGCAATTGCAGGAGGGACTGGTCAGATTGTGAGGGGAATCTTTATGTGTAGCAATGCTTACACcaatcag GTCCAAAAAGGAGGGGAAACGACATTGGCTCGTCCCGTGGAGGGGAAAAGTTATGTCAAAGAACAAGGAAGTAATAGCAGCGAAAGTTCTGCTGCGAAAAAGAAGAGTGGAATCAACGTGAACTTAAAACG TGTGAAAAATTTGTCAAAGATGACATCAGAGCTGAGCAAATCTATGCTTGATGGGGTTGGTATTGTGACCGGATCGGTGATGGGTCCGGTGGTTAATTCCCAAGCAGGGAAGGCATTCTTTGCCATGGTTCCGGGAGAGGTCCTCTTGGCTTCACTTGATGGCATCA ATAAGATTTTGGATGCAGCTGAAGTTGCTGAGAAACAAGCTCTTTCTGCCACCTCAGGTGCTGCAACTAGAATGGTCAGCAACAG GTTTGGGGAGAGTGCAGGGGAGACAACCGAGGATGTGTTTGCAACGACAGGGCATATTGCTAACACTGCTTGGAACATCTTCAAAATTAGAAAGGCCATCAATCCAGCCTCATCTGTCAAAACAGGAGTACTCAAGAATGCTGCCAAAAGTAGAAACCAATATTCTTAA
- the LOC103400774 gene encoding uncharacterized protein, translating into MSALDPLDSLLFSLSRAFCSPLAVFVQIQGCLICLLLAFGWACAAYVRNREINRMKDSMQRGNSFAFLCHDITELEHSNQLKLPRVTVVMPLKGFGEHNLHNWRTQVTSLYGGHLEFMFIVESTEDPAYRAVSMLLSELKDEVDAKIVVAGISTTCSQKIHNQLIGVEKMHKASKYVLFLDDDVRLHPGSIGALTTEMEKNPDIFIQTGYPLDLPSGSLGSYCIYEYHMPCSMGFATGGRTFFLWGGCMMMHADDFRLNRYGVVTGLKNGGYSDDMTLAAIAGAHKRLITSPPVAVFPHPLASDLTFPRYWNYLRKQTFVLESYTTTVNWIMNRALFTVHCYLSWGFVAPFLMAIIHITAALRMYIKGYSIEETTFTFRGLKLVGCLATCTIIELLSMWNLTRIEVHLCNMLSPEATKLSLATYNWSLVFIALIVDNFLYPISAFRSHFSQSINWSGIRYHLKDGKIFKIERSKDMGPVYTDLGGKHLGKKGAPPKLSFLSSLARSLAQWRQPKKYDI; encoded by the exons ATGTCTGCATTGGATCCTCTCGATTCGCTCCTCTTTTCTCTCAGCAGAGCGTTCTGCAGCCCGCTAGCAGTTTTCGTTCAGATCCAG GGATGTCTAATCTGTTTGCTTCTTGCTTTCGGATGGGCTTGTGCGGCTTATGTCAG GAATAGAGAGATTAATCGGATGAAGGATAGTATGCAACGAGGCAATAGCTTTGCTTTCCTTTGCCATGATATCACTGAACTTGAGCACTCAAATCAGCTCAAACTGCCAAGAGTAACAGTTGTTATGCCTTTGAAGGGATTTGGAGAACACAACTTACACAACTGGAGAACCCAG GTCACTTCTCTCTATGGTGGTCACTTAGAATTTATGTTTATCGTGGAAAGCACAGAAGACCCTGCTTATCGTGCTGTATCTATGCTACTATCAGAGCTTAAG GATGAGGTTGATGCTAAGATTGTTGTGGCTGGTATTTCAACAACCTGTAGTCAGAAAATTCACAACCAATTG ATTGGAGTGGAGAAAATGCACAAGGCCAGCAAGTATGTATTGTTTTTGGATGACGATGTTAGGCTTCACCCTGGATCGATTGGAGCCCTAACCACGGAGATGGAGAAAAATCCTGAT ATATTTATCCAAACCGGATACCCCCTTGATTTGCCTTCGGGAAGCTTAGGGAGTTACTGCATTTATGAATACCATATG CCTTGCTCAATGGGCTTTGCTACTGGTGGAAGGACATTCTTTCTGTGGGGAGGATGCATGATG ATGCATGCAGATGATTTTAGACTCAACCGCTATGGAGTGGTCACAGGACTTAAAAATGGTGGTTACTCTGATGATATGACTCTTGCAGCTATAGCCG GTGCTCATAAAAGGCTCATCACATCACCTCCAGTTGCCGTTTTCCCCCATCCGCTTGCAAGTGATCTTACTTTTCCAAG GTATTGGAATTACTTGAGGAAGCAGACATTTGTGTTGGAATCATATACAACAACAGTTAACTGGATTATGAACCGTGCATTGTTTACCGTCCACTGCTATCTCTCATGGGGATTTGTAGCACCATTCTTAATGGCCATTATTCATATCACCGCAGCCCTACGAATGTATATTAAGGGGTATTCAATCGAGGAAACAACCTTCACTTTTCGTG GATTGAAACTGGTAGGCTGCCTAGCGACATGCACAATTATCGAACTTCTTTCGATGTGGAACTTGACCAGGATAGAAGTTCATCTATGCAACATGTTATCACCGGAGGCGACTAAACTCTCACTTGCTACTTACAACTGGAGCCTT GTATTTATTGCACTCATTGTAGATAATTTTTTGTACCCCATCTCTGCCTTCCGTTCTCATTTCTCTCAGTCGATAAATTGGTCTGGTATTCGATATCACTTAAAGGATGGGAAGATATTCAAG ATCGAACGAAGCAAGGATATGGGTCCAGTATATACGGATTTGGGAGGAAAGCATTTAGGGAAGAAAGGAGCTCCTCCGAAATTGTCATTCCTGAGCTCTTTGGCCAGAAGTTTGGCACAATGGCGCCAGCCGAAGAAATACGATATCTAG
- the LOC103400716 gene encoding uncharacterized protein: MSQSPSPENPLQSAGFRLGGVKSSTLRYDDRRSGAGGGYPSGSFLCDPTRPKIWPQHTTRVSDMIDDFVSGIWCCDQLRVITLRFHSSLCIFFSCNTVSVRKPFKTRIS; encoded by the exons ATGTCTCAGTCGCCATCGCCGGAAAATCCACTCCAATCtgcag GATTTCGACTCGGCGGTGTAAAGAGCTCAACTTTGAGATATGATGATCGCCGCAGCGGTGCTGGTGGCGGTTATCCTTCTggtagctttctttgtgatccCACGAGGCCCAAAATATg GCCGCAGCATACTACCCGAGTCTCTGACATGATCGACGACTTCGTATCGGGGATCTGGTGCTGTGACCAACTTCGAGTCATTACTTTGAGATTCCATTCTTCTCTTTGCATTTTCTTTTCATGCAACACTGTATCTGTAAGAAAGCCCTTCAAAACTCGTATTTCATAG